One Cyprinus carpio isolate SPL01 chromosome B25, ASM1834038v1, whole genome shotgun sequence genomic region harbors:
- the LOC109050703 gene encoding leucine-rich repeat neuronal protein 3-like, whose protein sequence is MKDLLFAVCLLALTNSVQASEWRVVCLKLCKCEVRPWFSPSSMYNEAPTVDCNDLGLLSLPERLPLDTQVILSQANNIANIDSPLDYLVNLTEVDLARNNISSLSDVSLGHLPQLLSLHLEENWLSSLHDNCLAHFPNLQELYVNHNLLSSISAEAFQGLNKLLRLHLNANQLRAIRTEWFRDLFQLEILMVGENPIARIQDMNFKPLINLRSLVLTRMNLTEIPDSALVGLDKLESVSFYDNMFPKVPQAALRQVRNLKFLDLNKNPIERIQRGDFVDMIHLKELGINSMPELVSIDSFAVHNLPELTKIEATNNPRLSYIHPNAFSKLPRLESLMLNSNALRALHHVTVESLPNIQEVSMHSNPIYCDCVIRWINMNKTKVRFMEPDALLCAGPSEFEGRLVKHVHFREMADICLPLISPESLPEQVNVGAGNSVSLHCRAFADPEPEIYWVTPSGEKILPQMVSKKYHLHPEGSFDVYGITENEAGQYTCVAHNLIGADMRSVSVVVNGYYPLPANESLHIQVKGNEPHSVRIYWVPPKGSLVSHIKWSTTSQQHSLQFTAHVLSDVKTFNLTHLQPLTQYKVCVEITDLQSRHLKNCVNVSTAEVSIGKTDDGFDDGLIISITALLLIVSAVACSFIIYMLRRSGNLYRKLRNQQSEILPSHIKPIWGSRAKANDSETDSKNF, encoded by the coding sequence ATGAAAGATTTGCTGTTTGCAGTTTGTTTGCTGGCGCTGACTAACTCAGTTCAGGCCTCTGAGTGGAGGGTTGTGTGCCTCAAGCTGTGCAAATGTGAAGTCCGACCCTGGTTCTCTCCCTCGTCCATGTATAATGAGGCTCCAACTGTGGACTGTAATGATCTAGGACTTCTGTCTCTGCCGGAGAGGCTGCCCTTAGACACACAAGTAATTCTATCGCAGGCCAACAACATCGCAAATATTGACAGTCCTTTGGACTATCTGGTAAACCTAACAGAGGTAGACCTAGCTCGAAACAACATATCCTCATTGAGTGATGTCTCTCTAGGTCACCTTCCACAACTTCTGTCTTTGCATCTAGAGGAGAACTGGCTAAGCAGCCTTCATGATAACTGCCTTGCACATTTTCCAAACTTACAGGAGCTTTATGTTAACCATAACCTTCTCTCCTCGATCAGTGCAGAGGCTTTTCAAGGGCTTAACAAGCTCTTGAGGCTCCATCTTAATGCAAACCAGCTGAGGGCCATAAGAACAGAGTGGTTCCGGGACCTTTTCCAGCTAGAAATCTTGATGGTAGGAGAGAATCCAATTGCCAGAATACAGGACATGAATTTCAAGCCCCTTATCAATCTCCGCAGTCTTGTGCTAACCAGAATGAACCTAACTGAAATCCCTGACAGTGCCCTGGTTGGACTCGATAAGCTGGAAAGCGTGTCATTCTATGATAATATGTTCCCCAAAGTACCTCAAGCTGCTCTCAGACAAGTGCGGAACCTCAAGTTTCTGGACCTTAACAAGAATCCCATAGAGAGGATCCAAAGGGGTGACTTTGTGGACATGATCCATTTGAAAGAACTTGGCATTAACAGCATGCCGGAGTTAGTTTCCATCGACAGCTTTGCTGTGCACAACCTACCAGAGCTGACCAAAATCGAAGCGACAAACAACCCCCGACTTTCCTACATCCACCCAAATGCATTCTCCAAACTCCCGAGGCTTGAGTCCTTGATGCTGAATAGCAATGCACTCCGGGCCCTTCATCATGTGACGGTGGAATCCTTGCCTAACATTCAGGAGGTGAGCATGCACTCCAACCCCATTTACTGCGACTGTGTCATCCGCTGGATCAATATGAACAAGACCAAGGTCCGCTTCATGGAACCGGATGCCCTCTTATGCGCAGGGCCCTCAGAGTTTGAAGGTCGACTTGTCAAGCATGTGCATTTCCGTGAAATGGCGGATATCTGCCTGCCACTAATATCTCCGGAGAGCCTTCCAGAGCAGGTCAATGTGGGTGCCGGGAATTCTGTGTCTCTGCACTGCAGGGCGTTTGCCGATCCTGAACCTGAGATCTACTGGGTCACACCTTCAGGAGAGAAGATTTTACCTCAGATGGTTTCCAAGAAGTATCATCTGCATCCTGAAGGATCGTTTGATGTTTATGGCATCACAGAGAACGAGGCTGGGCAGTACACCTGCGTGGCCCACAATCTCATAGGTGCGGACATGAGATCTGTCTCGGTCGTAGTAAATGGGTACTACCCACTGCCGGCAAATGAATCCCTGCACATCCAAGTCAAAGGGAATGAGCCACATTCGGTGAGGATTTATTGGGTGCCACCCAAGGGCAGTCTTGTGTCACATATTAAGTGGTCAACCACATCCCAGCAGCATTCCTTGCAGTTCACTGCCCATGTGTTGTCAGATGTAAAAACGTTCAACCTCACACACTTGCAGCCACTGACGCAGTACAAGGTCTGTGTGGAAATTACAGACCTGCAAAGTAGACATTTGAAAAACTGTGTGAATGTAAGTACAGCTGAGGTTTCAATTGGAAAAACTGATGATGGTTTCGATGACGGATTGATAATCAGCATCACTGCGCTGCTTCTGATTGTGTCCGCGGTGGCCTGTTCATTCATCATTTACATGTTGCGGAGGAGTGGTAACCTTTACAGGAAATTACGGAATCAGCAGTCTGAGATATTACCTTCACACATTAAACCAATCTGGGGGTCAAGGGCTAAAGCTAATGATTCAGAAACAGACTCCAAAAACTTTTGA